Sequence from the Longimicrobiaceae bacterium genome:
GAGCGAAAAGGTGGTCTCGCTCTTCGAGCCGCACACGGACATCATCATCAAGGACGGGCGGGAGACGCTCTACGGGCACACGGTCTACTTGAGCGGGGGCGCCTCAGGGCTGGTGCTGGACTGCGTGATCGAGCCGGGCAACCCCGCCGACTCGACCCTCTCCACGCGGATGCTCCAGCGACAGACGGAGCTCTACGGCCGCCCGCCGCGCCAGGCAGCCCTGGACGGCAGCTTCACCTCGAAGCAGAACCTGCGCGAGGCGAAGGGCCTTGGAATCCAGGACGTCTGCTTCGCGAAGAAACGCGGGCTGAAGGTGCCCGAGATGGTCAAGAGCACCTGGATGTACAAGCGGCTACGGGACTTCCGCGCGGGGATTGAGGGGGTGATCTCTTTCCTGAAGCGCGCCTTTGGGCTGGATCGCTGCACCTGGCGCGGAGAACTCTCCTTCTGGAGCTACGTGTGGGGCGGCATCCTCTCGGCGAACCTGCTCACGCTCGCCCGGCACCAACTCGCCTGAGCGGCTCGGCAGGGGCGCGGACACCCCACCCAGGGGCGGAGTGTACCCACGAGGACCCTGCACCCCCGCCTCTGACGCGAACCGAGCGCTGCCAGTCAGCTGCCGGCCATCCGGAGCCGTCTCCGACGGGCCTGCATCGCTCCGAACCGCGCACCACTATTTCTCTGATCCGCCCGGATTATGGGGGTTTCCGGATGGACACTAGCTACCCCCGTGTGCAACTTACAATGAGGAGGTCCATGGCAGGCTTCCAGCAGCGACTTCGGGGTTGCGAACCGACCTCAGTCCCTCTGCAGGAGCACTGCCATGGACCCCGAACTCTTCCTGACGCACATCTTCTGCCTCTGCGACGATCTGCTGGCACGTCAGCGGCTGCGCCAGAGGGGATTTGCCCCTGCACTGAGTGACAGCGAGGTCCTCGCGATCGAACTCGCCGGCGAGTTCCTGGGGCTGGAGAAGGAGACGGATCTCTACCGCTTCTTTCGCTGGCATTACACCCATCTCTTCCCCGCCCTCACGAAGGTGCATCGCACCAGCTTCACGCGCCAGATGGCCAACCTCTGGGGGGTGAAGTACCTCGTGTGGCGGTGCGTACTGGAGCGGGTGGCTTTTGATCCCTACTTCTCGATCCTCGACAGCATGCCCGTGCCGATCTGCCGGTTCTCTCGGGCCAAGCGCAGCCGCCTCTTTGCAGGTCAGGCCAGCTATGGAAAGGACTCACTCCAGCCGGGCACCTACTACGGCTTCCGCCTGCACGTGAGGATCTGCTGGCCCGGGGTGATCACCGGCTTCGAGTTGAGCGCAGCCAACGGGGCGGATGTCACTGCGGCGGCGTCGATACGCGTCGCTGGGCGTCGGAAATCCCCGCCCCTGCTGTCATTCCCGCTGCTGGTCGTCGATCCGGCTCCCAGGGTAGCGTGACAACCCGTGTTACAAAAATGGGAGTGGCTCCCCGGTCGGGCAAGTGCATTCTTTCGATGAGCAGTTCAGATGTGCCCAGGAGAGGAAACTCGAAATCGAGCGGCTCGCCGCTCCAACGGGTCTGCTCCCAGAGCGCCACAAGGATCATGTCAACAGCTCTTCATTTCACTGGAAGCGGCCTGTGAGCTCCCCAAGTCGCAGGAGGTAGGTGTCGAGGGCGGCGACCGCATCAGCTCGGCTGAAGAAGCACTCGTCGTATTCCAGGTGCAGCCCCCCGCCCTCGGTCCGCGGCGCGAGGCTGACCGCCAGGTTGAACGGGAGATGAAGCCGGTCGAGCACGTAGACCGGCTCCACGCGGCCTCCTCGCACGACGTCGGGTCCGGCCTGGTGTCGGAAGTGGAGGAAGTTGAACGTCGCGAAGAACGGCTCCCCTCCACCGTTCGCCGCCATGATTTCCGCCAGCGGATAGCGCCCAAAGAGATCGGCCTCGAGGAGGCCCTCATGGACGGCCCGGGCCCGACCTGCGGCGCCGCCGGGGGCGGTGAAAGGCCGCGCCACCGGGAGGAGGTTCCAGAAGAGACCGAGCGCGGTGAGCGGATCGGAGAGCCGCTCCGACCTGCCGTTCCATACCACGCCTGCGCACGCATCTTCCACGCTCGAGAGCATCGCCACCATGTCGAGGTAGGGACTCAGGTATATCGCCTTCAGGGCAACACTCTCACGCGAGGCGGCTTCGCGGAGCGCTGCGGTCAGCTCCGGAGAGACCTTGCGAACGACCCGGCACTCGCGCTGGGACCCACCCGTACCACCGCGTCGAACCGGCCACGCGGGGGATGCCTGCCGCATCCGATCGCGCCAGAACGTCTGTGCCTCCCTCGAAGCCAGGATCTCCCCCTCAAGCGCGACGAACTCCCGGTAGGTATTGGGAACCGGCGCCGAGGAAACCTTCCGGCCGTCGCGGGCGTCGGCGTACGCCTCGAACAAAGTGTTGAGGAAGTGCACGTTCCCCCAGCCATCCTCGACTGCGTGGTGCGCCGAGATCAGCAGATCGGCCACACCGTCCTCGCGATGGAATATCACGAAGCGGATGAGCGAAACCGTAGGGTTGTATGGATCGAACGGGGTGTCGAGGTCCTCCGCGATCCGAGCCTGTACCGCGCGCTCCTGCTCCTCACGGGGGAGCTCACGCAGGTCTTGGTAGTCGATGAGTACAGGAGGCCTCCTGCGGACCACTTGCAGCGGGGCGCCGTCGCTCCCGGTGGTGAAGGTGGTCCTGAAGATCGCGTGCCTGCAGACGAGCTGCTCGATCGCGTGGCGAAGCGCACCGACCGAGAGCGACGCATCCGTGAGGCGGTGGCACTGCTGCGGGTGATAGACACCGTCGCGCGCAGCATCCTTCGCGTACGCGAAGAGCATCACCGCCTGCATCCGGGTAGCCGGATAAGCGTCTTCCAACTGGTCTCCGAAAACGGCCCGTACGCGGTGGATCTCTTCATCGGGCAGGTCCGCCAGATGGTGTGGAACTCCACCAGCTGGCGCCTCCTCGGCTCCAGTGGTCTCGCTGGTCGCACCGAAACGACTCGCAAGTCCACGGATGGTCAACTCTTGGAAAAGATCGCGGACGGTGAGGTCCATCCCGCGATCACGCAGTAGCGCAATCACCTGCACTGCGCGGAGCGAATCACCGCCCGCCGCGAAAAAGTTCTCTAGCACTCCCACCTGCTCTACGCCGAGCACATCCTGCCACACTTCCTGCAGCAGGCGCTCCGACTCGGAGGTGGGTGAATCGCACCCCGGTCCGAGCGGCCGGCCGACGGCGGGCGCCGGGAGGGCGCGGCGGTCCAGCTTGCCGTTCTCCGTCAGCGGCAATCTCTCCAGCAGGACGATGGCGGCCGGCACCATGTAGCTCGGGAGCACCTCGACCAGGTGCGCGCGCAGCTCCGCCGGAGCAGGCTCAGCCGCTCCGGGCGCGGGAACGGCGTAGGCCACCAGCCGCCTGTCGCCCGGCGTGTCTTCCCGGACCACCACGGCGGCGATGCCGACGCCCTGGTGCGAGCACAGCACCGCCTCGATCTCCCCCGTCTCGATGCGGAAGCCGCGCAGCTTCACCTGATGGTCGGCGCGCCCCAGGTACTCCAGCTCCCCGTTCACGCGCCGCCGTGCCAGGTCTCCCGAGCGGTAGAGCCGCGCCCCCGGCTCCGAGGAAAACGGGTCGCAGACAAAGCGCCCAGCCGTCAGCTCCGGCCGGTTCAGGTAGCCGCACGCCACCCCCGCGCCACCCACGAAGATCTCCCCGGGTACGCCCACCGGCACCGGCTCCAGGTTAGCGTCTAGGACGTGAAGCGAGAGGTCGGGGATCGGCACCCCGATGGGGCTGCCCGGACGCTCCAAGTCCGCGCGGGTGATCACGTGGTAGGTGACGTGGACCGTGGTCTCGGTGATCCCGTACATGTTCACCAGCCGGGGCCGCTCGTCTCCGTGCCGCTCCATCCAGGGACGCAGCGCCTGCGTGTCCAGCGCCTCGCCTCCGAAAACGACGTAGCGCAGGCTCAGCGCGCTCGGGTCCACGTCCGAGGCCCGGTCGGCCTGGACCAGCTGCTTGAAGGCGCTTGGCGTTTGGCTCAGCACAGTCACCCCCTCGTCCAGCAGCAGCCGGTGGAAGTCCTCCGGAGAGCGCGTGGTGACGAAGGGGACGACGACGAGCCGGCCGCCGTAGAGCAGCGCTCCCCATATCTCCCAGACGGAGAAGTCGAAGGTGTACGAGTGGAAGAGCGTCCACACATCGTCCCCGCCGAAGCCGAACCAGGGGTCGGTCGCGTCGAAGAGCCGCAGCACGTTCGCGTGGGTGACCAGGACTCCCTTGGGGCGGCCGGTGGAGCCGGAGGTGTAGATCACGTACGCGGTGCTTTCGGGAGAGACCTCCACCGGGAGCGGTACGCCGATGCTGCCCGGGGGCGGGCCGGTGAGCAGGGCCTCCAGGGCGAGCACCCGCGCGGCCGCGGAGGCGGGAATGGCGGAGCGGGTCGCGTCCTGCGCCACGACCAGGGCAGCGCCGGAGTCTTCCAGCAGGTAAGAGATCCGCTCCGGCGGATACGTGGGGTCGATCGGGACGTAGGTGCCCCCCGCCCTGAGAACGCCGAGGATCGCCACGAGCATCCCCGGCGAGCGTTCAAGGCAGAGACCGACGCGCACCTCCGGCCCAACGCCGAGCCCCCGCAGGCGGTGCGCGATCCGGTCGGACCGCTCTTTGAGCTCCGCGTAGGTGAGGCTCGTCCCCTGGCAGACCAGCGCCACCGCGTCTGGCGTCCGTTCCGCCTGCGCCTCGAAGCGCTCGTGGATGCACCGATCCACCGGAAGCTCCGCCCGCTTCCGGGTCCACTCCTCTATCACCTGCGCGCGCTCCGCCTCCCCCATGAGCCCCACGCCCGAGAGACG
This genomic interval carries:
- a CDS encoding transposase is translated as MDPELFLTHIFCLCDDLLARQRLRQRGFAPALSDSEVLAIELAGEFLGLEKETDLYRFFRWHYTHLFPALTKVHRTSFTRQMANLWGVKYLVWRCVLERVAFDPYFSILDSMPVPICRFSRAKRSRLFAGQASYGKDSLQPGTYYGFRLHVRICWPGVITGFELSAANGADVTAAASIRVAGRRKSPPLLSFPLLVVDPAPRVA